The following DNA comes from Epinephelus lanceolatus isolate andai-2023 chromosome 1, ASM4190304v1, whole genome shotgun sequence.
ttttatttgcattttgaaagaaaacaggaaaagcTTGCACACTGATCAGAAAAATGGAATGTCCACTCCAAAGGTAAATGGATGTAAAAGTTCCATATTTAATGGTccatcaaaaatataaaaatataacagGTGCTACCAATAGTGAACCCCTTCAAGCATCGAGGTCTCAGTATCCCGAAGTTTGCTGAACAACCAGATTCTTGCCTTCATATCACACCAACAGGTTTGGTCCAGTGGTTTCTTCTAGCTACAGTGAAATGATTGAATGTCTAGAAGTAGCTCTTGGATGTTGAACCCTCTGTCTGCAAGCAGGATATCACCCCTTTCTACCATGTCAATGATACCTGACCTCTTGACAATTTCCTTGTCGCTCATGCATCCCCCTGCAGATTTTGATACAAAAGACATCGTTCCTGCTGGTGTACATGCCACCAAAACCTTAGCAGTAGGTCTTCCCTTGTATTTTGAGTATATCTGGCTATTGGCTTTTGCCAGTGAAGGCCTCTGTATGGGTATCTCAGTGCAGTCTATGATGGCACGCACATACTTGTACTTTTGGAAGCACTCAGGGTAGTACGGGTGTATCTGCTCTTGTGTAGGCCAATAGAGAAGTGGCTGTAATTTTTTTGTGAGCAGAGCTGGCCATGCAGAAATAATCTGAGATATAACACTGGTGCAGAGTTTAAAAAGATAGGcaagaaacttcagagacaAATTGAGCTTCAATTTCATCAAAGTTAACAAAAATTCATTCTAATGGGACAAATTTCTCTGCGACCCtggctttttttctgcaacaatcTGGTACCTCTTTACTTTTTGAGACTGCGCACCTTTGAAATAATGTATTGAGGGCAGTTTTGACCGTACCTCATTAAACATCCACTGGAAGATGGCATAGTTTTCTAAGCCTGTGTGCAGATGCATCAGTTCATCTGAATGCTTGATGGCAGAAATATCATAAAGTACTGGGAATGACTGTTTCTCATGTGATAACATTCTCTCAAAGTCATCTTTCTCATGCAACAGTTCCTGAATGTCTCTGTCAGATAAGATtccatccatctctctcctGCACAACATGATTGATTTCATCTGGCACTTTTCACAAACACAGGAACATGTGCAGGCACTTGCTGGCTTAAAACCGTAATTGTGCTGCTCCCGCAGGTCAGAGGTGTTGTATGATGATGATTTGTATGGTGACTGGGATGTTAATGGCTGTGAAGCATACTCAAGCCCAACACTTGGTACAGTGTCATGATGATCACTGTAGCTGTGGTCACCTGACACTGGGCTGACTGGAGTTTGACTGGTGGCTTCCTCACTGGGTCCTGGGGACTGACTGGAAGCTTCATCCTTGAGGCCTGTTCTTCTCTTTTTTGTGGGAATGTCCTCAGTACTCTTTCTCTTCACCTTTACAATCAGAAAGACTTTATTATCACACCTTAAAAatacttcacaataaaaacattgcaaAGGGTCAAATTCATTTTCCTTGGATCCTCATACTTGCaggtcaatataaaacagaaacaacaaatGGCAGAATAACCACAAGAATGCATTAACAACACATTAATAAAAAGTAGAGATAGCCTATGGTCTGCTTAGATTTAAAACCTACCTTACCATGCCTTGTAGTCAGATGTGCTTTCATCATTATCCGGAGACCAGCTGCTAATGATTCTTTGAATCTCAATGTTGTCACTGTGGCTATCCTTGTCTGAATACCCCCTCATGTACAGGGATTGATGGGGCTGTATTCCAATTGGTTTGCCCAGTACAAAATGATTGCTGCAGATTCTGGTGTGATCAGTGATCTTCGGGAGGTCTTTTCTGTTGATGAGCTTCACCCACAGAGGTCGCCATTTGGGAGGGCATAAGTGGAACTTGAGCTCAGGAACATGATCTTTGATTATCCACCTAAAATATCACAACACATATTTAATGTACACAAATAGCATAGTTTAGCTCATGTCTAAATCTGGTAAACATTCAATTAACCTCCATTTTACGGTATGAGACTCAAGTaatgacattaaaacatgaaCGTATACCAATAAATTAACAACTAACTGAAATTATGTGTGTACGCAAACATAGCATGTTTTAATCGGTCAGTTTAGTCAAATATGTGTCAACATGAGGAAGCATATTAACACATCCATGtttattagggtccgggcagctaactgccaggacactattgtaatcctaggtattcttcttctttcttctttcttcttctgaggaaatcatacttcccatgggtgaaaactcatcaaactttgcacaaaggtccagtctcatgccagatatcctcagctgtaaactcaagccaatagtcctgatggtggcgctacagcaagcgtctaaagttcaaaactttgaaaattcataacaaatcaaccatatactacaacttcacaactttcatcaaactgtagccccaatactgaagaaacttttaacatttaaacctattaaaaattatgaagtttatcactgtttttttcaaaaactgtaaaactaccTAGCTCCTCCCagaatttttgctcaattgacaccaaacttgctacagagcatcttcagactgtcctacaaaaactgtttctcagacttttgatttatcaaaaattgagcctacagtgcatcaaaatgtttgactgtaaacatatacatgcaaattcttgctaaataaatcttcaatgttcatgaaaaaaatgacaaaattctagagtcatggtagatgatgtgtggcaaatttcagaattttatctcaaaaactgaatttttgacagcattttgaattttgctctaatgtgaaaatggcaattttaaacatcagtttttcacttatggagcaaatcaatcattgttaaaataaattaccaacatctccatgctgtctagatgcaatatgtgtattttcagatttttgtttcgataactgaattttttacagtggtttgaaatctgcttttccatgcatggacggctgctaaacctgcacatctggcttagtcaatttgtgaagctacacatgaattgtcactgactaattagctcagtgagatagaaattgattcttagtctcagagtttgtgagttcaagcctcagctgatgcaaaaggcagattgtgttgctaaattcctaaatgtcttccaattcttctgcttgttgctcagaattgcccaaaaatgcccggacccgacccatcactgtgcagcagctataattgaGATTGGGATTACAttactgagttgtgtttttattgtaatacAGATTATGAACTTCTTACATGTTGACCCTGACAAATACCCCCtattatgattaaaaaaacaaactaaaatgaatacACCTAATTATTATATGCACTATTCGTTTTAGGTTTGTTTTGCAGAAATGGAACAGTGCAGTCTGCATGCAAGACTGCACTGAAATAGCAaacaaatggatggatggagctTGAGGTTTTTATTTGCAAATTCAGATTAACAGTACAGTTACACAAAAGCCCTTGGTTTATTTCTATTGTGCTCCCGTGAACCCAATTCAtaagcacagacagacagaacataCAATATGTAAAACTATTTACGGTACATGTATTTACTGTAATCTGACTGAAACTACTGGTAAACTGATTAAATTATAATATAACGATAGTAGCaataataaatgtaaacagaatcaaaataaaaactagttAAACATGTTAATCGTTTGTTTGAACACATCCACCCAGGAGAGAGGAAGTCACTTAAAGATGAGAACATTTAACAATAATTCTACAGACATATGCATTTAAACTTACTTGGATTTATATCGGCGATCATTGCTACACTCGTACACAGCACATTGATTGGATCCACCCATTGTTATCAATACAAACGACGACATTATTCCAAATAACAGGGAGACTCCGTTGTGTACACATGTTGCGATGGACGCTTCAATCCCAGAGTGCTTTGGTGCATACCCACAATGCATTGCATGATGTTCAAGATGGCGGTATTTGCGTAGCGGGTTATGGGGATTGATTGGCTTTTGGAGCCGGCCTCAGGTGGACATttcaggaactgcagttttggggaCTATAACCCATAACtataatataacaataaaatCTTTGTATGGTGATGACCGAAGAATATCAGATTCACCCTGAAGTCTCAAGCTATTGGCAAACTGTGTTCATCAGGAGTGCAGATGGGTGTGACTCACACCCATCAGTGCAGATGGGTGTGAGTCACACCCATCTGCATCCTTGTGACTGTCGGTAAAACTAGTCATAGTGAAGAATAGTTCTTTTCATAGTGTTAAGTTGCAACATGTCTAGAGATCTCATTAAAGTAGTGGAGCTGCTTCATGAACAAACATGTATGCAGTGGAGAAATGTCACGACATGTACTCGATTACTTTATGTACAACATTGATTGTCCTCAGTGTGAATTCTACACAGATATGAAATCTGGAAAacttcaaatatatatatatttttaaaaatcctcAGTTTTGAGGTTGTCTTTGattgctttgtttttatgttacaTAGAGTTCTACTTTAACCCCTACCAAAGCTAAAGTTACTTTGCTGATTAAGATTTTTACATATAAAAACTTGAAGTGAGCCTATTAAATATGATGCCTTGTTAAACTGTCCGTCAGTGTGTGAACcaggtgaataaaataaaatggctccGCCTCAACAAGCTGCTACAGAAATGCTGTTTACACATCATAGCCTCAGTGACACTGGCAGGGGCCATTGTTCATGAGTACTCTCTTTTTTTATGATAGTAAATTGTTAATGATGATTAACACTCAATGTCCTCAAGACGATAATAATGTccaaatgtcttcaaatgagaacttcctaattaacagcatcttagcttgttactgtttcaaaaatttgtcatatttgttgccatatcaaactacaaacattatcaaTCATAAATAAGCAAGTTTCATGTGATTAGATTTGGattttgtccacttttgtatcGGGGTCAGcggcagactgacttggcagagattgCTTTTCCATGGATCAGTGTATTGTGGTCTTattaccactagatggcacaaaaaagtgtccacgattGAGGACAACAGGTCCAAGTTGAGTGGTAGTATAACGGGTATAACATAGTATAACGTCAAGTAAATCCAacatgtgatgtcctcatataaggacacagggtctcaggaggttaatgATTTAATAAATTAACTGAACTGATAAATTGATTCAACcatttgaaaacaaataaacaggactgtcccattttacctAAACATTGCAGTGAGGTAGGGGTTCTTAATGTGTGTGAAGGTCATAAGTTTCTAAATATTTTTCTTGGCAACATATTTGTAGAAATATAGCAGAGAGCCATAACAAGTTCTAAAAGTAACACTCAAGGTCATCTTCtgaattttagttttttttaatggtaatTAATTAAAAAGTGCTCCAAATTACCTGACTTCACCCTAACAATATACAAGTTCTCTTAATTTAATGTGAAATTATTTGATCACTTATGCTGTTACAATGAgaaatatttcacatcatatccatccctccatccatccatccatccattttcaatcgCTTATCCAAAGctgggttgcgggggcagcaggcttaGCAATTTATTCCAGAcatcagaaaacaaataatatataatataaaacttGGGAGTGATGTTTAAACTCttatctgtctctgtccagtGTGAAACTTGGGTTTATTGTGATGTATCAGATAAGTCCCATCAGAGGCAGCGTCCAGCCCATCCAATGTAGGGGCGTGTCGGCCGACAAGAGACTTCCGTGAGGGCTGCTCCCATGTATCCTATCCTTTTTTTGGGACTATAACCCATAACtataatataacaataaaatCTTTGTATGGTGATGACCGAAGAATATCAGATTCACCCTGAAGTCTCAAGCTATTGGCAAATTGTGTTCATCAGGAATGTAGATGGGTGTGACTCACACCCATCTACATCCATGTGACTGTCGGTAAAACTAGTCATAGTGAAGaatagttcttttttttttatagtgttaAGTTGCAACATGTCTAGAGATCTCATTAAAGTAGTGGAGCTGCTTCATGAACAAACATGTATGCAGTGGAGAAATGTCATGACATGTACTCGATTACTTTATGTAC
Coding sequences within:
- the LOC144464408 gene encoding uncharacterized protein LOC144464408, whose product is MCDGRGYMGAALTEVSCRPTRPYMLDAASDGTDLIHHNKPEFHTGQRQIRDNRWIIKDHVPELKFHLCPPKWRPLWVKLINRKDLPKITDHTRICSNHFVLGKPIGIQPHQSLYMRGYSDKDSHSDNIEIQRIISSWSPDNDESTSDYKAW